In a single window of the Pseudomonadota bacterium genome:
- the folK gene encoding 2-amino-4-hydroxy-6-hydroxymethyldihydropteridine diphosphokinase: MSVYLGFGANLGDRYGQIKKALALINALPETEITKLSSLYETAPVGYTEQGNFFNGACELETILPPLELLKALLAIEDSLGRVRTVRWGPRSIDLDILFYNHLILHQHDLIIPHPAIAKRGFVLYPLCEIAPHFIHPEKECDIAMLLE, encoded by the coding sequence TTGTCGGTTTACCTTGGTTTCGGTGCCAATCTCGGTGATCGTTACGGGCAGATAAAAAAAGCCCTGGCGCTGATTAATGCCCTTCCAGAAACAGAAATTACCAAACTGTCATCTCTTTATGAAACTGCGCCGGTGGGTTATACGGAACAGGGAAATTTTTTCAATGGAGCCTGTGAGCTTGAAACAATCCTTCCCCCGTTGGAGCTGCTGAAGGCTTTGCTCGCTATTGAAGATTCTCTAGGTCGGGTCAGGACCGTTCGCTGGGGTCCCAGGAGCATTGATCTTGATATCCTCTTCTATAATCATCTTATCCTGCACCAACATGATCTGATTATTCCCCATCCGGCCATTGCCAAGAGGGGTTTTGTCCTTTACCCTCTTTGCGAGATTGCGCCGCATTTTATCCATCCGGAAAAAGAATGTGATATTGCCATGTTGCTGGAAA
- a CDS encoding twin-arginine translocase TatA/TatE family subunit encodes MFGIGMPELIIILVIILIIFGTGKLPEIGGALGKGIRNFKKASNEKPEEIDVTPEADDSGPETQEKSDSSNG; translated from the coding sequence ATGTTTGGTATTGGTATGCCTGAGTTGATTATTATTCTGGTTATCATCCTGATAATCTTTGGGACCGGAAAGCTGCCGGAAATTGGTGGTGCCCTGGGAAAAGGGATCCGTAACTTTAAAAAAGCATCAAATGAAAAGCCGGAAGAAATTGATGTTACTCCGGAAGCTGATGACAGCGGACCTGAAACTCAAGAAAAATCTGATTCCTCCAACGGGTAG